GTCGGGTAGTAGGCGTAGGTGGCCATGCCGCAGTTATTGGAGCCGTTCCCGCGCGTGAGTCGCATGTAGCCCCCCTCGCCCCACCCCGACCCCCACTGGTTCTTCACCATCCAGTACTCCATCTTCTCGCTGCCGTCAACGTTCCCGTAGCCCACCACCGTCACGGCGTGGTTCAGCTTCTGCCCGCACGACGAGCTGCCGGTGTACACGCCGGCAAAGTAGTGCTGGAAGTCATAGTCGGCCTCGACGGCCACGGCCACCGGCTGGCTGGCCACGAGCTCCTGCAACGCACCCTCATCGCCGTGCAGGCTCGCAAACCGGGGGGCACCGACGGAGGCGGCCGAATTTGGACTGACGCCGCTGCTGCGGCATGCGCCCTGCTGGCCGCTATACGCGTAGTCTTTCTCCAGCTGCAGGCCGCCGCTGGCGGTGATGTAGTTCAGCGCGTCGTTGATGTACCCGCCCTTGCAGGTGCTCCGGCTGCCGGTACAGTCGAGCACCTGCTGCTCTGACATGGAGATGAGGTTGCCGGTTGCGACCTTTACGAGCCCCTCGGTCGCCGCAACCGCCACGAACGCCCAGCAACAAGCTGCACGTGTAAAACACATGTATATTCATTTTCGAATTTTGGATGGTGCTGATGCCCTTGCAGGAGCTGCAGATTCTTACCGCATGAAAGTTGATTCTTGACTTGGGTGACGGCGCCCCTCCAGTCCACACTGTCCGGCGTGGACCGGAACTGAGCCTTGGACATGTTCACCGTGGCCACCGGCTGGTGACTGTACCCGAGGTGCTTCTCCGCGAACTCTTCGTAGGTGAGGTCAGAGAACTGGTTGAGGCCCAGCGTGTACGTCCGGTTGCCGGCCTGGTTGACAGCGTCTACGTGCCATGCGTTGGCCGCAAACACCTCCTGACGGTGCAGTTTCTCGGCAGCGTCCGTGTACAAGCGCCCATGCTTGGCCATCCACTGCTCGTGCCGGGCAGCCAGCGCTTCCTCTCGCCCCGCGGCAGCGCTCAGAAAGGCAGTGGCGGCCACGAGCACAAGCAGAAGCAGTGTGCCGTGGAGGCGGTGCGAGCTGTGAATCGGCGCCATTAGATAGCTAGCTTGTTTGCTTGCTTTTTCTTGCAATGGTTCACCAGCGAGCTACTAAGCTGCTACGCCCTCGAATGGCGAGCACAAGGGGATATTTGAACGGATTCCATACTTTTCATTGCAGAGCATGTTTGTATCTGACGGTGGACGGTGGTTGCTGTCGTCTGTCCGTATATTCTTCTTCGTCCTTGTCGTCTTCTTTTTCTACGGCGGACGGATATCGTACGTCGCACATGCATATAGTTTGGCCGATGTATGTGGCCTGAATTACATGTTTGACTTGTGCTTCTCTCGGAGAATAACAAAACACATGACTTCTCATTCTATTAAAATTTTGGGATAGATACATCAAGGTCTAAAGAAAGAAATTGTGGACGGCTAACTCCTAAAAAATGCTGCATAGTTACATTGTATCACTGGGCGAACTCTCTTGCATTTTCTTGCGTGTCAGCCCTAAATTTCTTCAGCGCCCATGCACAAAGATCAGCCTTATTAGTTTTCCAAATTTTACTACGCAATAAGCTTGACAAATAGTCAGGTTAATTATTCTCGCAAAATTTGATGCACCGTAGAATGACTCTATAAAATGGGGTTCACAAGAGCATCTTCAATAGTATCACAATAACCCACTACGTACGCAAGCCCACTCGATCACACGCTGACTCGCACACAAACACGGacaagaagcacacaacatgcaCACGACCCGGAATGAGGCTGCGGTATGTGGGCTGACACACTAATAATCGACTGAAAATAAGTATAAAAAATTCCATGTGTGATAAATAGCAAAACCGGCTTTTAATTAGTTGCTTTGAGATATTTTGATTATCACGGTAGTCTCAGTCAAAGTCATGGGGTCGTAGCAAAACTGGGATTGTATTTTTTTTGGGGAAACTTTCGATTTTTTCGTTTTCAATCATGATAGTACAACGAACATCAaatataataaaaattacatccagattcgTAAACCACCTAACAACGACTAGaagcactggagcgagccgaaggcATGCCGACACCTCCTTCGCCGGAGCTGaacaaaacttgttgtagtagacaattAAGAAGTTGTCGTgttaaggccccataggaccagcgcactaGAACAATAAGTGCCAGCAATAAAGAGTAGGGTAGTTCGGAAAGATCCAACCTAAAGACACATGTATATAGACGAACAACGATCAGATCCGAGCATATCCACCAAACACAACCACCGACCGAATCCCGCGATATCCGCTGGACATCACCTCCACACACCCTTCGACGATGCTAGACGCACAACCAGAATGAAAGCTAGGCGGGAAGAatcttattccatcttcagagaGCCGTTGTTGTCTTGTCTTCGTGAGCAGGACACACACACCCTAACAAAACCTTAAGAAGCACCTACAAACGGAGCCCTCCCGCCAGCAAGGGCCGGGATCCACTGCGCACCTATGGCCATAAGGTCACAGGTAACGTGGCGAATCGGCGACGCCGCTGACGGAAGACAGAAACCCTAGCCGTTTTTCCTTAGGAGGAGAGGAGAGACGTAGGAAGGAGGGACACACTTAGCAAAATTGGGTTTGTATAATGAATAAAATCAACCTAAGAGCAGAGCACTTTTGTGCAATGCCTGTAGAGCTAAAAAGTATGTCATCACTCTACCCATGTTGTTGTCCACCTTTATCGTGACACTCACGGAGACTCTGTCCCCAACGTACCGGTACGATGCATTTGACACGATTTTGGTACGACACATGCTTCCATGTAATCTCCGCCGCCACTAGCGCCCCCTCCCAGCTGTCTCCcttctcgccgccgccggccaggGTTGAGCCCCTAGGACTACAAGGTGGCGGCGGGTCAGCTTTCTCATTCCCTCTCATCCCTTCAGTGCCATGGCTATGGGCACCTTACCGAGTTAGCGCCGTGCGCGCCGGTGCCAGTGTTGCTTGGTCTTGGTAGGCCGGCAGTGGATCTAGGCCCTGGGGCACGGCTAGCAGGGCTGCTCAAGCGTTGATGGCCACTGCCGAGGGCTGGCCTTTTCCTTCGGATCTGGACGGGGCGCCGCCGTATTCTGGAGATTGATCTTTCCGATCTGTCTATTGTTGTGCTCCTTCGCAACCGGCGATTGGGCAGGGTCTCATCAGATCTCACCTTCGGGGCGACATCGGCGGACAGCACCGATGGTCGATATCGTACACGTGCAACATGGCTTCACTGTTTGGCGACGTCTGGAGGAGCTCGGCGGCTCTTGGACTTAGTGCTTGTCGCCCTTGATCGGGAGGTGCGTTCCTGATCTAGCAGTGGTTGTGCTTCGCATGGCGATGTTGATCTGCCTTTCATGCTTTGGCTACGGCCATGTCGGACTTTGGGCTGATGGCCTGGGCATGGCTCTCTCTCCGGCAAGGTTGTAGTCGACGGTAGTGTGCTCTGCCGTAGGTGTTGGTGTTTATAACGACCACTCCGGCCTATAGCGGAGGACTCGCCGCGGATTAAGGTGGCCACCAAAAGTTCTTTGTGAGGTTTCTTTTCTCCAAACTTGGTGGTTGACTTCATCAGAATGATGTAAACTATGGACGACGGCTTGACGTAGAGGAATGATTGTGCAGTGGCGATAGTCCACATCGTATGCAGCTGCTGGGATCGTGGAAAAGTGGTGGCGACAACATATAAGTCACGTTGGCTTCGAGTTCTAGGGTGAAAGCCTAGGTATGGCCCGTGTTGGTTATACATGGCAATGGCGATACTTTTATTTCGTTACCATGTTGAAGGCAGTGTTCGGATATGCTTAGACTGGATTTTTAGTGTGAAAACCTATATTCTTACCTTGAATGGTTGGATCCGGTGACGGCGACGCTCGAGCGCCGATCCATCTGGAAGGCGTTGATGTCGAAGAACTTCGCCGCCTGCGTGGTGTCATAAGATGTTGGTGCAGATATTGTCATTGTTGTGGTCTGCCGATCACGGATCAAATCGCCTAAATATGTTTTCCTTGCCTACCCATAGCTTTGATTttatatgactttgctatttgcCGGCGTGTTTTTTACGTGCATGTGTTGGTGTTGGCTGTGTGTGTCTTAGCTATGCAGAGGCAGGTTGTGTGCTATTTGGGATTGTATCCTTTTGATGATCCATTTGAGGCAATAAAATTCACCCTTTGTCGAAAATCAGACCATGGTACAAATTTGGATTCAAAGAAATAAATTTGGATTCAAAGAAATTGTATAGCTAACAACAACTGAATTTTCCCCGCAAAGAAAAAATCACTGATTTTACCTTGTCCGTGACTAGTCATACGTGCATCGTACGACTGACTACTGACTAATTAATTAACTGGCTGCTTCAAAGTCTGTTGTACTATGGTTTTCCATTTCCTTGCAATATGTTCGGCAACTACGTTGTTATCATCCAAGTATATATTGGAATATACGTACAGGTAGCATTGCCGTGTGAGACATGCAACATACTCATCCGCAAATCGGTATGCACATGAATGGCTCCAACACGAAAGACTTGACCGCTAGCTGGAGCTGGCCGTAACTCTCATGCATACTCTCCGTCAAGGCATTCAGGGAAGGTTCCGCAAACTCTCACACGCCATGCATCAAGTATAGCAGGTTCTGCAGACTTCCATGGCCACTGAAAGGGCGTAGGTAGATCTCAGTCAGCTGAcataacatattttatttttttacACAAATCTTCATATAAGGTCTCATGAATATAGCAGACTTCGTTAAGTCTCAGTTCACTGAGATTTAGCAATCCCGTTAATGAAATCGTTGATGGCGTGGTTGTGTTTACGGTTGTTGCGG
This sequence is a window from Aegilops tauschii subsp. strangulata cultivar AL8/78 chromosome 7, Aet v6.0, whole genome shotgun sequence. Protein-coding genes within it:
- the LOC109748138 gene encoding fruit bromelain-like, which gives rise to MAPIHSSHRLHGTLLLLVLVAATAFLSAAAGREEALAARHEQWMAKHGRLYTDAAEKLHRQEVFAANAWHVDAVNQAGNRTYTLGLNQFSDLTYEEFAEKHLGYSHQPVATVNMSKAQFRSTPDSVDWRGAVTQVKNQLSCACCWAFVAVAATEGLVKVATGNLISMSEQQVLDCTGSRSTCKGGYINDALNYITASGGLQLEKDYAYSGQQGACRSSGVSPNSAASVGAPRFASLHGDEGALQELVASQPVAVAVEADYDFQHYFAGVYTGSSSCGQKLNHAVTVVGYGNVDGSEKMEYWMVKNQWGSGWGEGGYMRLTRGNGSNNCGMATYAYYPTYDLSSRGDSMAYVIAGGPLVGVVIAEMMFRTAKLFLSLDIHGPGQKVIAINGKLGKFFLGYAQHILH